One segment of Zhihengliuella halotolerans DNA contains the following:
- a CDS encoding HelD family protein encodes MVDVPTSASEPTTAEPGRVELENEREYVDALYTRLDELREEKTEQLAKVRRMGAIGSLQNQSERDAYATMHEDRLAQLNAVEERLVFGRLDLDGAAVGATTVETEDDDDGVGATRYIGRIGLTDGEQRRLLIDWRAPEAGAFYQATAFERLGVRRRRHLILRGRHVASLEDDVLDETLLDEVEVHQGEGALLAALTQRRTGRMGDIVSTIQAEQDRIIRTDMAGVVVVQGGPGTGKTAVALHRAAYLLYEHRERLKSAGVLLVGPSHAFMRYIERVLPSLGETGVVMSSLGELMPGIDAGEELSHDVARIKGDLRMAQAVKRAVANRQRLLAEDRRVVVEGTNLTLTCKQVKRARDKARSTGKPHNEARATFVKILVRELAEQLQEQLEESSGGGNKADRAYLVEDVRSSEDVRIALNLCWLPVTPQRLVSELLSNPEHLVAAAPHLSAQETLALLRPADAAWTESDVPLLDEAAELLGELDPSAGRAEAQAAAQRKRDLELAEKSVQSTDEMLAEYGQDGLVTAEEILDFNEEQGPSYTAAERAMSDRTWAYGHVVVDEAQELSPMQWRLLMRRCPMKSFTVVGDIAQASSATSTTSWSSALAPFVGDRFQLEELTVNYRTPTQIAEAAARVAQRAGLTVSTPKAVREGAWPPIVDHVQGSVVDALRRVLPEEVEASDGGLTAVIAPRDLLDAVRAVAVELFGRRVGTGSGGVEQDIVVTTAREAKGLEFDVVVLVEPEALIAEAGGGLGDLYVAMTRATQRLRVLAAGTVPDGLEG; translated from the coding sequence ATGGTTGACGTGCCGACCTCGGCCAGCGAGCCGACCACTGCCGAACCCGGCCGTGTCGAGCTGGAGAACGAACGCGAGTACGTGGACGCGTTGTACACGCGCCTCGACGAGCTGCGGGAAGAGAAGACCGAGCAGCTGGCGAAGGTCCGCCGCATGGGCGCGATCGGCTCCCTGCAGAACCAGTCCGAACGCGACGCGTACGCGACGATGCACGAGGACCGCCTCGCCCAGCTCAACGCCGTCGAAGAGCGCCTGGTCTTCGGCCGGCTTGATCTCGACGGTGCCGCCGTCGGCGCCACGACCGTCGAAACCGAGGATGACGACGACGGTGTGGGCGCCACCCGCTACATCGGCCGTATCGGCCTGACCGACGGCGAGCAGCGCCGCCTGCTCATCGACTGGCGCGCTCCGGAGGCCGGGGCCTTCTACCAGGCGACGGCGTTCGAGCGGCTCGGCGTGCGCCGGCGTCGCCACCTGATCCTGCGCGGGCGCCACGTCGCGTCGCTCGAGGACGACGTGCTCGACGAGACGCTGTTGGACGAAGTGGAGGTGCACCAGGGCGAGGGTGCGCTGCTGGCGGCCCTGACCCAGCGCCGCACCGGCCGGATGGGGGACATCGTCTCGACCATCCAGGCCGAGCAGGACCGCATCATCCGCACGGACATGGCAGGCGTCGTCGTCGTGCAGGGCGGGCCCGGCACGGGCAAGACCGCGGTGGCGCTGCACCGCGCCGCCTACCTCCTCTACGAGCACCGGGAGCGGCTCAAGTCGGCCGGCGTGCTCCTCGTCGGGCCGTCGCACGCGTTCATGCGCTACATCGAGCGCGTGCTGCCGTCCCTCGGCGAGACGGGCGTGGTCATGTCGAGCCTCGGTGAGCTCATGCCGGGCATCGACGCCGGGGAAGAACTCTCGCACGACGTCGCCAGGATCAAGGGCGATTTGCGCATGGCGCAGGCCGTCAAGCGCGCGGTCGCCAACCGGCAGCGGCTGTTGGCCGAGGACCGGCGTGTCGTCGTCGAGGGCACCAACCTGACCCTGACCTGCAAACAGGTCAAACGGGCACGCGACAAGGCCCGCAGTACGGGCAAGCCGCACAACGAGGCCCGGGCGACATTCGTGAAGATTCTCGTGCGCGAGCTGGCCGAGCAGCTTCAGGAGCAGCTTGAGGAGTCGTCGGGTGGCGGAAACAAAGCGGACCGGGCGTATCTCGTGGAGGACGTGCGCTCCTCCGAGGACGTGCGGATCGCGTTGAATCTCTGCTGGCTTCCGGTCACCCCGCAGCGGCTCGTGAGCGAGCTGCTGTCCAACCCGGAGCACCTGGTGGCGGCCGCGCCGCACCTAAGCGCACAGGAGACGCTCGCGCTGCTGCGCCCGGCGGATGCCGCATGGACCGAGTCGGATGTGCCTCTGCTCGACGAGGCGGCCGAGCTGCTGGGCGAGCTCGACCCGAGTGCAGGCCGGGCCGAGGCCCAGGCGGCGGCGCAGCGCAAGCGCGACCTGGAGCTGGCGGAGAAGTCGGTGCAGTCCACGGACGAGATGCTGGCCGAGTACGGCCAGGACGGGCTCGTCACGGCGGAGGAGATTCTCGACTTCAACGAGGAGCAGGGCCCGAGCTACACCGCGGCCGAACGTGCCATGTCGGACCGCACGTGGGCGTACGGCCACGTCGTCGTCGACGAGGCCCAGGAGCTCTCACCGATGCAGTGGCGCCTGCTGATGCGCCGGTGCCCCATGAAGTCGTTCACCGTCGTCGGCGACATCGCCCAGGCATCGTCCGCCACGAGCACGACGAGCTGGTCTTCCGCGCTCGCCCCGTTCGTCGGAGACCGCTTCCAGCTGGAAGAGCTGACGGTCAACTACCGCACGCCGACGCAGATCGCCGAGGCCGCCGCCCGCGTCGCGCAGCGGGCCGGCCTGACGGTGTCGACCCCGAAGGCCGTTCGCGAGGGCGCCTGGCCACCGATCGTGGACCACGTGCAGGGTTCCGTCGTGGATGCTTTGCGTCGCGTCTTGCCGGAGGAGGTCGAAGCCTCCGACGGCGGGCTGACGGCCGTCATCGCCCCGCGCGACCTTCTCGACGCGGTGCGCGCCGTCGCCGTCGAACTCTTCGGCCGCCGCGTCGGCACCGGCTCCGGTGGCGTCGAGCAGGACATCGTGGTCACGACGGCCCGCGAGGCCAAAGGCCTCGAGTTCGACGTCGTCGTGCTCGTGGAGCCCGAGGCGCTGATCGCCGAAGCCGGGGGAGGACTCGGTGACCTCTACGTCGCCATGACGCGAGCGACGCAACGCCTGCGTGTTCTGGCAGCGGGCACGGTGCCCGACGGGCTCGAGGGCTGA
- a CDS encoding adenine phosphoribosyltransferase — translation MNQRQEPISDLLDRLSEVVPDYPKPGISFKDLTPVFADAAGLKRIVDEVVAPFAGEFDVIAGLEARGFVLAAAGAYATGTGMVTVRKAGKLPRAVFTEEYLLEYGTAALELHTDDVAPGTRVLILDDVLATGGTVGSAVKLIERAGAHVAGVGVILELEELGGRKQLEPHHVHSLQLV, via the coding sequence GTGAATCAGCGACAAGAACCCATTTCCGACCTGCTCGACCGGCTCTCCGAGGTCGTCCCGGATTATCCGAAGCCCGGCATCTCCTTCAAGGATCTGACCCCGGTCTTCGCCGACGCGGCCGGACTGAAGCGGATCGTGGACGAGGTCGTCGCGCCCTTCGCCGGCGAGTTCGACGTCATCGCGGGTCTGGAGGCCCGCGGCTTCGTGCTCGCGGCGGCCGGCGCCTACGCGACCGGCACGGGGATGGTGACAGTGCGCAAGGCCGGCAAGCTGCCGCGGGCCGTGTTCACGGAGGAGTACCTGCTCGAATACGGCACGGCCGCCCTCGAGCTCCACACGGACGACGTCGCCCCCGGCACGCGCGTCCTGATCCTCGACGACGTGCTCGCCACGGGCGGCACCGTCGGCAGCGCGGTGAAGCTCATCGAGCGTGCGGGGGCGCACGTCGCGGGTGTCGGTGTCATCCTCGAACTCGAGGAGCTCGGCGGCCGGAAGCAGCTCGAGCCCCATCACGTCCATTCGTTGCAGCTCGTATAG
- the argH gene encoding argininosuccinate lyase translates to MTEQNGSIKAAGTNEGSLWGGRFAGGPADALAALSKSTHFDWRLAKYDIAGSRAHARVLHSVELLSDEELAGMIAALDQLEADVVSGAYVPAQSDEDVHGSLERGLIERAGPALGGKLRAGRSRNDQIATMGRMFIRDHSRIIARGVLAVIDALIAQAEAHPYAPMPGRTHLQHAQPVLLSHHLLAHAWAMLRDVQRLTDLDRRAAVSPYGSGALAGSSLGLDPNAVADELGFDSAVWNSIDGTASRDIFAEFTWVASMIGVDLSRISEEIIFWATKEASFVTLDDAYSTGSSIMPQKKNPDVAELARGKSGRLIGDHTGLLSTLKGLPLAYNRDLQEDKEPVFDAADTLELLLPAVSGMVATLKFNTARMADLAPQGFALATDIAEWLVRQGVPFRDAHELSGAAVKVAETRGVELWDLTDEEYAAISPELTPDVRTVLSTEGSLNSRSSQGGTGPTAVAEQLAALKEQAQPLRVYAADS, encoded by the coding sequence ATGACCGAGCAGAACGGCAGCATCAAGGCAGCAGGAACCAACGAGGGTTCCCTCTGGGGCGGGCGCTTCGCCGGTGGCCCGGCGGACGCGCTCGCGGCGCTGAGCAAGTCGACCCACTTCGATTGGCGCCTGGCCAAGTACGACATCGCCGGGTCGCGCGCCCACGCCCGCGTCCTGCACTCGGTCGAGCTCCTGAGCGACGAGGAACTCGCGGGCATGATCGCCGCGCTCGACCAGCTGGAGGCCGACGTCGTCTCGGGCGCATACGTGCCAGCCCAGAGCGACGAGGACGTGCACGGCTCGCTCGAGCGCGGGCTGATCGAACGCGCCGGACCCGCCCTCGGCGGCAAACTGCGCGCCGGCCGTTCGCGCAACGACCAGATCGCCACGATGGGCCGGATGTTCATCCGCGACCACTCGCGCATCATCGCCCGCGGCGTGCTCGCCGTGATCGACGCGTTGATCGCCCAGGCTGAGGCACACCCCTACGCGCCGATGCCCGGGCGCACGCACCTGCAGCACGCCCAGCCGGTGCTGCTGTCCCACCACCTCCTGGCGCACGCCTGGGCCATGCTGCGCGACGTGCAGCGCCTGACCGACCTGGACCGCCGCGCCGCCGTCTCGCCGTACGGCTCGGGCGCCCTGGCCGGTTCTTCGCTGGGGCTGGACCCCAACGCCGTCGCCGACGAGCTCGGCTTCGACTCCGCCGTCTGGAACTCGATCGACGGCACCGCCTCACGCGACATCTTCGCCGAATTCACGTGGGTCGCCTCCATGATCGGCGTCGACCTCTCACGGATCTCTGAGGAGATCATCTTCTGGGCCACCAAAGAGGCCTCCTTCGTCACGCTCGACGATGCGTACTCGACGGGATCGTCGATCATGCCGCAGAAGAAGAACCCGGACGTCGCCGAGCTCGCCCGCGGCAAGTCCGGACGCCTCATCGGCGACCACACCGGGTTGCTCTCGACGCTCAAGGGCCTGCCTCTGGCCTACAACCGCGACCTGCAGGAGGACAAGGAGCCGGTCTTCGACGCGGCAGACACCCTCGAGCTGCTGCTTCCGGCCGTCTCCGGGATGGTCGCGACTTTGAAGTTCAACACCGCGCGCATGGCCGATTTGGCGCCGCAGGGCTTCGCGCTCGCCACCGACATCGCCGAATGGCTCGTCCGTCAGGGGGTCCCGTTCCGCGACGCGCACGAGCTCTCCGGCGCGGCGGTCAAGGTCGCCGAGACCCGCGGCGTCGAGTTGTGGGACCTCACGGACGAGGAATACGCCGCGATCTCTCCCGAGCTGACGCCGGACGTTCGCACGGTCCTCTCAACGGAGGGCTCGCTGAACTCCCGCAGCTCGCAGGGCGGAACCGGACCCACTGCGGTGGCCGAGCAGCTCGCCGCCCTCAAGGAGCAGGCGCAGCCGCTGCGCGTCTATGCAGCCGATAGCTGA
- a CDS encoding arginine repressor, giving the protein MSTAAQPTTKIARQQRIRSILAVATVRSQSELADLLAAEGLQVTQATLSRDLVELGAIRVRAEDGGLVYAVRAEGGDRTPQTGVKKEVLDARLGKLCSELLVTAEASANIVVLRTPPGAANFLALAIDHSIIPDVLGSIAGDDTVMLVTRDPAGGEDVAARFLALADQG; this is encoded by the coding sequence ATGAGCACCGCCGCCCAGCCGACGACCAAGATCGCCCGCCAACAGCGGATCCGGTCGATCCTGGCGGTCGCGACCGTCCGCTCCCAGTCCGAACTCGCCGACCTGCTCGCCGCCGAGGGGCTGCAGGTCACCCAGGCGACTCTGTCACGGGACCTCGTGGAGCTCGGCGCTATCCGCGTCCGCGCCGAGGACGGCGGGCTGGTCTACGCGGTGCGCGCCGAGGGCGGGGACCGGACTCCGCAGACGGGCGTGAAGAAGGAGGTGCTCGACGCGCGGCTGGGGAAGCTGTGTTCCGAGCTGCTCGTCACGGCGGAGGCGAGCGCCAACATCGTCGTGCTTCGGACCCCTCCGGGCGCGGCCAACTTCCTGGCCCTGGCGATCGACCACTCGATCATCCCCGACGTGCTCGGCTCGATCGCCGGGGACGACACGGTCATGCTCGTCACGCGCGACCCGGCCGGCGGCGAGGATGTCGCCGCCCGCTTCCTCGCGCTGGCCGATCAGGGCTGA